From Xenopus laevis strain J_2021 chromosome 7L, Xenopus_laevis_v10.1, whole genome shotgun sequence, one genomic window encodes:
- the LOC108695696 gene encoding uncharacterized protein LOC108695696 isoform X2, whose amino-acid sequence MKRQSLNKERHQNGRESPPPSRKKQPLSLERKALGRLRQSPSGVIQSQGWVRLQENLEGQLQSRERQSQSKEMQPLCRKGHLLGTEKQSLSRGKLPQRTRKQPLREEREERHPLGRKRQPACIGRHLQSREKQPQSMERQTLGRKRQPQSMKRLLQSRQRHPKSRGRQMISKKRQTQNRMKPVTEHGNTTVKYEQYESENEQWQTATEQWETDREEGTTDTHDIHPLIAQKMDRERDTEETANQSRRETLSEDSEEWETASDDSIDRPVLVQNEETVDWVIREVREIMREREVEDSEDLNTISHGIQTASLTSHEVTDTIREGETVVDKRTSVNESETGETGGTLAMNNEDNVLETIRDGTTETGTEGSVTQPEERQQETEGTAVKIGEQWDLLEERKDTSAEIMAPSKTTERQESEMEKLEQEEIPEESQEDGIVIERGLCNLLGTDTRVQGQGLLETDTGVQGQGLIETDTGVQGQGLIETDTGVQGQGLTETDTGVQGQGLLETDTGIQGQGLLETDTGVQGQGLIETDTGVQGQGLIETDTGVQGQGLIETDTVVQVQGLLETDTGVQGQGLMETDTGVQGQGLTETDTGIQGQGLLETDTGVQGQGLLETDKGVQGQGLIWTDAEVQGQGLLETDTGVQGQGLLEIDTGVKGQGLLETDTGVQGQGLLEIDTGVKGQGLLKTDTGVQVQGLMETDTGVQGQGLLGTDTGVQGQGLLETDTEVQGQGLLETDTGVQGQGLMEQEITCQFGDVTKQSLDHKSAEKVHLTQEITVTEEEESEAQQPVDGISDSPQAMMEAVDHETHCHIPVELSLSCELQDPMRGVINLDHIYGEPSSTFDFQPFETQRSQSLCSDVFSPTYSDQTEPEGYEQNEMPQLGDKAHQYNDQYQEEKGLCPAVLTRSVLCSTDPNKDGNYDIVEGSQGVGCNAVKETPSALGILQEAAGSVEISLEKTEGSDSQNTGRYLSEQAMDKGETDSITDTGTAMENETQGMTRQWSTTESLGTAECSIMQSEPYDEGSLQKTRIASLIPLVSLTPPEDKEECSPEITRETVILSAYSPHVGQERDNIIASDERNAQNKKTNFYPIQISNPILNLSGSPEHLGFYSEGLDNSEGNTCMDLPGNQPGMNFGASHHSPVPKRPLRPQNPVWVAPRQIRYSEDPARVYKTNEQRESFLIRRSTIRYKKGTYQGTGNVKKRRSVFIPPPVDEQEPTRDSGKSGQSTIPTFSAINILRPGSPQSILSFRPESQAIFENEQSDDNSGQENLADEEEPIKKESPSRRSDSVVLREKHHDKTPELSQRLRRNSKFYGASRVLYQEYSDEALNQAIKNQTPESPRLRRRESQDSYLQRLSMSSADSLWQDIPEIRGSVGFLSMSRDEQKLQEAKFELIMSEALYLRSLNIAVDHFQYNPDLQEVLTAQDRQWLFSRLSEVRDASSEFLFDLEDEFQRNKYNFQVCKTVIDHEPNFRRVYLPYVTNQSYQERTFQRLLNNNPRFQLVLSRLESDPMCQRLGLKSFLILPFQRIIRLRLLLQNILKRSAPGSVDELQATQAHNAVEKLIRDCNESVQRMKDTEELILLNQKIQFECKIFPLISQSRRLIKHSEVSALEMNSISFKLKITRAVYLHLFNDCLLLSRTREGGRFLVFDYAHAADVRVERCEKRIHGNQKNIFCISLAENAAGSPDGRRAEYFFRTDTQSQKLRWISALSPPKEEPDLFKYHGLSQMLCLKSYKARENDELSLEKADIIFVKQRSEDGWLQGVRLSDMQSGWFPMSHVQPVSRNACLRNLEEEQRLQTARAKLQLPPSN is encoded by the exons ATGAAGAGACAGTCACTGAACAAGGAGAGACATCAAAATGGCAGGGAGAGTCCACCACCAAGCAGGAAGAAGCAGCCACTGAGCCTAGAGAGAAAGGCACTTGGCAGGCTGAGACAGTCACCGAGCGGGGTGATTCAGTCACAGGGTTGGGTGAGACTGCAGGAGAACTTGGAGGGACAGCtacagagcagggagagacagtcACAGAGCAAGGAGATGCAGCCACTGTGCAGGAAAGGGCACCTACTGGGAACGGAGAAGCAGTCACTGAGCAGAGGGAAATTGCcacagagaacaaggaaacagCCActgagagaggagagagaggagagacaTCCATTGGGCAGGAAGAGGCAGCCAGCTTGCATAGGGAGACATCTACAGAGCAGGGAGAAACAACCACAGAGCATGGAGAGACAGACTCTGGGGAGGAAGAGACAGCCACAGAGCATGAAGAGACTGCTGCAGAGCAGGCAAAGACATCCAAAGAGCAGGGGGAGGCAGATGATAAGCAAAAAGAGACAGACACAAAACAGAATGAAGCCAGTCACAGAGCATGGAAACACCACAGTCAAGTATGAGCAATACGAGAGTGAAAATGAGCAGTGGCAAACAGCGACTGAGCAATGGGAGACAGACAGAGAGGAAGGAACTACAGACACACACGACATACATCCACTCATAGCACAGAaaatggacagagagagagacacagaagaAACTGCCAATCAGAGTAGAAGAGAGACATTGAGCGAAGACAGTGAAGAATGGGAAACTGCGAGTGATGACAGCATAGACAGACCAGTATTAGTGCAGAATGAAGAGACTGTCGATTGGGTTATTAGAGAGGTCAGGGAGATTATGAGGGAGAGAGAAGTAGAAGACAGTGAAGACCTAAACACAATTTCTCATGGAATCCAAACTGCCAGCCTAACAAGTCATGAAGTGACAGACACTATTAGGGAGGGAGAGACTGTTGTTGACAAAAGAACCTCAGTCAACGAGAGTGAAACTGGTGAGACTGGGGGGACACTGGCCATGAATAATGAGGACAATGTGTTGGAAACCATTAGGGATGGGACAACAGAGACAGGTACTGAAGGAAGTGTTACTCAACCTGAGGAGAGACAACAGGAGACTGAGGGGACAGCAGTCAAAATAGGAGAACAATGGGACTTGTTAGAGGAGAGGAAGGACACAAGTGCAGAAATAATGGCACCAAGTAAAACAACAGAAAGGCAAGAGAGTGAAATGGAGAAACTAGAGCAAGAAGAAATTCCTGAGGAAAGCCAAGAAGATGGAATTGTTATAGAGAGAGGTCTGTGCAATCTGTTGGGAACAGATACAAGGGTCCAAGGACAGGGTTTACTGGAGACAGATACAGGGGTCCAAGGACAAGGCTTAATTGAGACAGATACAGGGGTCCAAGGACAAGGCTTAATTGAGACAGATACAGGGGTCCAAGGACAAGGTTTAACGGAGACAGATACAGGGGTACAAGGACAAGGCTTATTAGAGACAGATACAGGAATCCAAGGACAAGGCTTATTGGAGACCGATACAGGGGTCCAAGGACAAGGCTTAATTGAGACAGATACAGGGGTCCAAGGACAAGGCTTAATTGAGACAGATACAGGGGTCCAAGGACAAGGCTTAATTGAGACAGATACAGTGGTCCAAGTACAAGGTTTattagagacagacacaggggtcCAAGGACAAGGCTTAATGGAGACAGATACAGGGGTCCAAGGACAAGGTTTAACGGAGACAGATACAGGAATCCAAGGACAAGGCTTATTGGAGACCGATACAGGGGTCCAAGGACAAGGCTTATTGGAGACAGATAAAGGGGTCCAAGGACAAGGCTTAATATGGACAGATGCAGAGGTACAAGGGCAAGGCTTATTAGAGACAGATACAGGGGTCCAGGGACAAGGCTTATTGGAGATAGATACAGGGGTCAAGGGACAAGGCTTATTAGAGACAGATACAGGGGTCCAGGGACAAGGCTTATTGGAGATAGATACAGGGGTCAAGGGACAAGGCTTATTGAAGACAGATACAGGGGTCCAAGTACAAGGCTTAATGGAGACAGATACAGGGGTCCAAGGACAAGGCTTATTGGGAACAGATACAGGGGTCCAAGGACAAGGCTTATTGGAGACAGATACAGAGGTCCAGGGACAAGGCTTATTGGAGACAGATACAGGAGTCCAAGGACAAGGCTTAATGGAACAGGAAATAACTTGTCAGTTTGGTGATGTTACCAAGCAAAGTTTGGATCATAAAAGTGCTGAAAAAGTGCATTTGACCCAAGAAATTACAGTTACTGAAGAGGAAGAGAGTGAGGCTCAACAGCCAGTTGATGGAATCTCTGACTCTCCACAAGCCATGATGGAAGCTGTTGACCATGAAACCCATTGTCATATTCCTGTTGAATTAAGCCTCAGTTGTGAATTACAAGATCCGATGAGGGGGGTCATCAATCTAGACCATATCTATGGAGAACCCAGTAGTACTTTTGATTTCCAGCCCTTTGAAACACAGAGAAGCCAAAGTTTATGCTCAGATGTTTTCAGCCCCACCTACTCTGACCAAACAGAGCCAGAAGGGTATGAACAAAATGAGATGCCTCAACTTGGGGACAAAGCTCATCAGTATAATGACCAATATCAGGAGGAGAAGGGTTTGTGTCCAGCTGTCCTTACAAGATCTGTTCTATGTAGCACAGACCCCAATAAGGATGGTAACTATGACATTGTTGAAGGTTCACAAGGGGTAGGCTGCAATGCAGTAAAAGAGACTCCTTCAGCGCTGGGAATTTTACAAGAGGCAGCTGGATCTGTGGAAATATCTTTAGAGAAGACAGAAGGATCTGATTCCCAAAACACTGGGCGATACCTCTCAGAGCAAGCCATGGATAAGGGTGAGACAGACTCCATCACTGATACGGGGACTGCTATGGAAAATGAAACACAGGGAATGACTAGGCAGTGGAGTACTACTGAATCCTTAGGGACAGCAGAATGTAGCATCATGCAGTCTGAACCCTATGATGAAGGTTCTCTCCAAAAGACCAGAATAGCGAGTCTCATCCCTCTAGTGAGTCTCACCCCTCCAGAGGACAAAGAGGAATGTTCCCCAGAAATCACTAGAGAAACTGTAATTCTCTCTGCCTATAGTCCACATGTAGGGCAGGAAAGGGATAATATTATTGCCTCAGATGAGAGGAATGCACAAAACAAAAAGACCAACTTCTACCCCATTCAGATTTCAAATCCCATCCTGAATTTGTCTGGAAGTCCAGAACACTTGGGGTTTTACAGTGAAGGGCTGGATAATTCTGAAGGGAACACATGTATGGACCTTCCAGGCAATCAGCCTGGGATGAATTTTGGAGCGTCTCATCATTCTCCTGTTCCTAAAAGACCCttaaggccacaaaatcctgtgTGGGTCGCTCCCCGCCAGATACGGTATTCGGAGGACCCTGCGAGAGTTTACAAAACAAATGAGCAACGAGAGAGTTTTCTGATAAGACGATCCACAATCAGATACAAGAAAGGTACATATCAAGGGACAGGCAATGTAAAGAAAAGGCGCAGTGTTTTCATTCCTCCTCCAGTGGATGAACAAGAACCTACAAGGGACTCTGGCAAGAGTGGCCAATCTACAATACCAACCTTCTCTGCCATTAACATCCTGAGACCTGGCTCACCTCAGTCTATACTTTCATTCCGACCCGAGTCACAGGCCATATTTGAGAATGAACAATCAGATGACAATTCAGGCCAAGAGAACCTTGCTG ATGAAGAAGAACCAATCAAAAAAGAAAGCCCTTCTAGAAGGTCGGACTCTGTCGTCCTACG GGAGAAACATCACGATAAGACCCCAGAGCTGTCACAAAGGTTGCGGCGCAATTCTAAATTCTATGGTGCAT CCAGAGTCCTGTATCAGGAATACAGCGATGAAGCTCTTAATCAGGCCATCAAAAACCAGACACCCGAGTCACCCAGACTACGTCGGAGGGAATCCCAAGACTCCTACCTGCAGCGCCTTTCCATGTCCTCCGCTGACTCCCTGTGGCAGGACATTCCTGAGATACGTGGCAGTGTGGGGTTCCTCTCAATGTCACGCGACGAGCAGAAACTACAGGAG GCCAAGTTTGAGCTGATCATGTCAGAGGCCCTCTACCTGCGCAGCCTGAATATAGCGGTGGATCACTTTCAGTACAACCCGGACCTGCAGGAAGTTCTGACTGCCCAAGATCGGCAGTGGCTTTTCTCCCGGCTGTCTGAAGTGCGAGATGCCAGTTCTGA GTTCCTGTTCGATCTGGAGGACGAATTCCAGAGAAACAAGTACAACTTCCAAGTATGCAAAACAGTAATCGACCATGAGCCGAACTTCCGAAGAGTCTACCTGCCTTATGTCACCAACCAATCCTACCAGGAGAGGACCTTCCAAAGGCTTCT GAACAACAACCCACGTTTCCAGCTAGTTCTGTCGAGGCTGGAGAGTGATCCCATGTGCCAGAGACTTGGGCTCAAATCCTTTCTGATCCTTCCGTTCCAGAGAATCATTCGTCTCCGGCTGCTGCTCCAG AACATCTTGAAACGTTCTGCCCCAGGATCCGTTGATGAACTGCAAGCAACGCAAGCTCATAACGCGGTGGAGAAG CTGATCAGAGACTGCAATGAGAGTGTTCAGCGGATGAAGGACACAGAAGAGCTGATCCTTCTGAACCAGAAGATCCAGTTTGAATGCAAG ATATTCCCCCTCATCTCCCAGTCTCGCCGGCTAATTAAACACAGTGAGGTCTCGGCACTTGAAATGAACTCTATCAGCTTCAAACTGAAGATCACACGGGCCGTCTACTTACATCTCTTCAATGACTGTCTGCTGCTGTCTCGGACCAGAGA GGGCGGGCGCTTCCTGGTGTTTGATTACGCGCACGCGGCCGACGTACGGGTGGAACGATGTGAGAAGAGAATTCATGGGAACCaaaagaatattttctgcatcTCTCTGGCAGAAAATGCTGCTGGGAGTCCAGATGGGAGAAGGGCTGAATATTTCTTCCGCACAGACACACA gagtcagaaactcagatgGATCTCAGCTCTATCCCCTCCCAAGGAAGAGCCGGACCTCTTTAAATATCATG GCCTCTCACAGATGCTGTGCTTGAAATCGTACAAAGCCAGAGAAAATGACGAGCTGTCGCTGGAGAAAGCTGATATCATTTTTGTGAAACAACGCAGTGAAGATG GCTGGCTCCAGGGTGTGCGTCTCTCTGACATGCAGTCTGGTTGGTTCCCTATGTCACATGTGCAGCCCGTCAGTCGCAACGCGTGTCTCCGGAACCTGGAGGAAGAGCAGAGGTTACAAACTGCCAGGGCCAAGCTGCAACTGCCACCTTCCAACTGA
- the LOC108695696 gene encoding uncharacterized protein LOC108695696 isoform X1 codes for MKRQSLNKERHQNGRESPPPSRKKQPLSLERKALGRLRQSPSGVIQSQGWVRLQENLEGQLQSRERQSQSKEMQPLCRKGHLLGTEKQSLSRGKLPQRTRKQPLREEREERHPLGRKRQPACIGRHLQSREKQPQSMERQTLGRKRQPQSMKRLLQSRQRHPKSRGRQMISKKRQTQNRMKPVTEHGNTTVKYEQYESENEQWQTATEQWETDREEGTTDTHDIHPLIAQKMDRERDTEETANQSRRETLSEDSEEWETASDDSIDRPVLVQNEETVDWVIREVREIMREREVEDSEDLNTISHGIQTASLTSHEVTDTIREGETVVDKRTSVNESETGETGGTLAMNNEDNVLETIRDGTTETGTEGSVTQPEERQQETEGTAVKIGEQWDLLEERKDTSAEIMAPSKTTERQESEMEKLEQEEIPEESQEDGIVIERGLCNLLGTDTRVQGQGLLETDTGVQGQGLIETDTGVQGQGLIETDTGVQGQGLTETDTGVQGQGLLETDTGIQGQGLLETDTGVQGQGLIETDTGVQGQGLIETDTGVQGQGLIETDTVVQVQGLLETDTGVQGQGLMETDTGVQGQGLTETDTGIQGQGLLETDTGVQGQGLLETDKGVQGQGLIWTDAEVQGQGLLETDTGVQGQGLLEIDTGVKGQGLLETDTGVQGQGLLEIDTGVKGQGLLKTDTGVQVQGLMETDTGVQGQGLLGTDTGVQGQGLLETDTEVQGQGLLETDTGVQGQGLMEQEITCQFGDVTKQSLDHKSAEKVHLTQEITVTEEEESEAQQPVDGISDSPQAMMEAVDHETHCHIPVELSLSCELQDPMRGVINLDHIYGEPSSTFDFQPFETQRSQSLCSDVFSPTYSDQTEPEGYEQNEMPQLGDKAHQYNDQYQEEKGLCPAVLTRSVLCSTDPNKDGNYDIVEGSQGVGCNAVKETPSALGILQEAAGSVEISLEKTEGSDSQNTGRYLSEQAMDKGETDSITDTGTAMENETQGMTRQWSTTESLGTAECSIMQSEPYDEGSLQKTRIASLIPLVSLTPPEDKEECSPEITRETVILSAYSPHVGQERDNIIASDERNAQNKKTNFYPIQISNPILNLSGSPEHLGFYSEGLDNSEGNTCMDLPGNQPGMNFGASHHSPVPKRPLRPQNPVWVAPRQIRYSEDPARVYKTNEQRESFLIRRSTIRYKKGTYQGTGNVKKRRSVFIPPPVDEQEPTRDSGKSGQSTIPTFSAINILRPGSPQSILSFRPESQAIFENEQSDDNSGQENLADEEEPIKKESPSRRSDSVVLREKHHDKTPELSQRLRRNSKFYGASRVLYQEYSDEALNQAIKNQTPESPRLRRRESQDSYLQRLSMSSADSLWQDIPEIRGSVGFLSMSRDEQKLQEAKFELIMSEALYLRSLNIAVDHFQYNPDLQEVLTAQDRQWLFSRLSEVRDASSEFLFDLEDEFQRNKYNFQVCKTVIDHEPNFRRVYLPYVTNQSYQERTFQRLLNNNPRFQLVLSRLESDPMCQRLGLKSFLILPFQRIIRLRLLLQNILKRSAPGSVDELQATQAHNAVEKLIRDCNESVQRMKDTEELILLNQKIQFECKIFPLISQSRRLIKHSEVSALEMNSISFKLKITRAVYLHLFNDCLLLSRTREGGRFLVFDYAHAADVRVERCEKRIHGNQKNIFCISLAENAAGSPDGRRAEYFFRTDTQSQKLRWISALSPPKEEPDLFKYHGLSQMHHCSLIFTDASHLTDALLFTYITHLTDASLFPYIGSHRCITIPCITHLTDASPFRYIGSHRIITPHRCITIPLYHTSHRCITILLYQASHRCTTVPLYLQMHHISQIHYYSPISHISQMHHCSPVSGISQMHHISQMHNYSPISHLTDASLFSCIRHLTDASMFP; via the exons ATGAAGAGACAGTCACTGAACAAGGAGAGACATCAAAATGGCAGGGAGAGTCCACCACCAAGCAGGAAGAAGCAGCCACTGAGCCTAGAGAGAAAGGCACTTGGCAGGCTGAGACAGTCACCGAGCGGGGTGATTCAGTCACAGGGTTGGGTGAGACTGCAGGAGAACTTGGAGGGACAGCtacagagcagggagagacagtcACAGAGCAAGGAGATGCAGCCACTGTGCAGGAAAGGGCACCTACTGGGAACGGAGAAGCAGTCACTGAGCAGAGGGAAATTGCcacagagaacaaggaaacagCCActgagagaggagagagaggagagacaTCCATTGGGCAGGAAGAGGCAGCCAGCTTGCATAGGGAGACATCTACAGAGCAGGGAGAAACAACCACAGAGCATGGAGAGACAGACTCTGGGGAGGAAGAGACAGCCACAGAGCATGAAGAGACTGCTGCAGAGCAGGCAAAGACATCCAAAGAGCAGGGGGAGGCAGATGATAAGCAAAAAGAGACAGACACAAAACAGAATGAAGCCAGTCACAGAGCATGGAAACACCACAGTCAAGTATGAGCAATACGAGAGTGAAAATGAGCAGTGGCAAACAGCGACTGAGCAATGGGAGACAGACAGAGAGGAAGGAACTACAGACACACACGACATACATCCACTCATAGCACAGAaaatggacagagagagagacacagaagaAACTGCCAATCAGAGTAGAAGAGAGACATTGAGCGAAGACAGTGAAGAATGGGAAACTGCGAGTGATGACAGCATAGACAGACCAGTATTAGTGCAGAATGAAGAGACTGTCGATTGGGTTATTAGAGAGGTCAGGGAGATTATGAGGGAGAGAGAAGTAGAAGACAGTGAAGACCTAAACACAATTTCTCATGGAATCCAAACTGCCAGCCTAACAAGTCATGAAGTGACAGACACTATTAGGGAGGGAGAGACTGTTGTTGACAAAAGAACCTCAGTCAACGAGAGTGAAACTGGTGAGACTGGGGGGACACTGGCCATGAATAATGAGGACAATGTGTTGGAAACCATTAGGGATGGGACAACAGAGACAGGTACTGAAGGAAGTGTTACTCAACCTGAGGAGAGACAACAGGAGACTGAGGGGACAGCAGTCAAAATAGGAGAACAATGGGACTTGTTAGAGGAGAGGAAGGACACAAGTGCAGAAATAATGGCACCAAGTAAAACAACAGAAAGGCAAGAGAGTGAAATGGAGAAACTAGAGCAAGAAGAAATTCCTGAGGAAAGCCAAGAAGATGGAATTGTTATAGAGAGAGGTCTGTGCAATCTGTTGGGAACAGATACAAGGGTCCAAGGACAGGGTTTACTGGAGACAGATACAGGGGTCCAAGGACAAGGCTTAATTGAGACAGATACAGGGGTCCAAGGACAAGGCTTAATTGAGACAGATACAGGGGTCCAAGGACAAGGTTTAACGGAGACAGATACAGGGGTACAAGGACAAGGCTTATTAGAGACAGATACAGGAATCCAAGGACAAGGCTTATTGGAGACCGATACAGGGGTCCAAGGACAAGGCTTAATTGAGACAGATACAGGGGTCCAAGGACAAGGCTTAATTGAGACAGATACAGGGGTCCAAGGACAAGGCTTAATTGAGACAGATACAGTGGTCCAAGTACAAGGTTTattagagacagacacaggggtcCAAGGACAAGGCTTAATGGAGACAGATACAGGGGTCCAAGGACAAGGTTTAACGGAGACAGATACAGGAATCCAAGGACAAGGCTTATTGGAGACCGATACAGGGGTCCAAGGACAAGGCTTATTGGAGACAGATAAAGGGGTCCAAGGACAAGGCTTAATATGGACAGATGCAGAGGTACAAGGGCAAGGCTTATTAGAGACAGATACAGGGGTCCAGGGACAAGGCTTATTGGAGATAGATACAGGGGTCAAGGGACAAGGCTTATTAGAGACAGATACAGGGGTCCAGGGACAAGGCTTATTGGAGATAGATACAGGGGTCAAGGGACAAGGCTTATTGAAGACAGATACAGGGGTCCAAGTACAAGGCTTAATGGAGACAGATACAGGGGTCCAAGGACAAGGCTTATTGGGAACAGATACAGGGGTCCAAGGACAAGGCTTATTGGAGACAGATACAGAGGTCCAGGGACAAGGCTTATTGGAGACAGATACAGGAGTCCAAGGACAAGGCTTAATGGAACAGGAAATAACTTGTCAGTTTGGTGATGTTACCAAGCAAAGTTTGGATCATAAAAGTGCTGAAAAAGTGCATTTGACCCAAGAAATTACAGTTACTGAAGAGGAAGAGAGTGAGGCTCAACAGCCAGTTGATGGAATCTCTGACTCTCCACAAGCCATGATGGAAGCTGTTGACCATGAAACCCATTGTCATATTCCTGTTGAATTAAGCCTCAGTTGTGAATTACAAGATCCGATGAGGGGGGTCATCAATCTAGACCATATCTATGGAGAACCCAGTAGTACTTTTGATTTCCAGCCCTTTGAAACACAGAGAAGCCAAAGTTTATGCTCAGATGTTTTCAGCCCCACCTACTCTGACCAAACAGAGCCAGAAGGGTATGAACAAAATGAGATGCCTCAACTTGGGGACAAAGCTCATCAGTATAATGACCAATATCAGGAGGAGAAGGGTTTGTGTCCAGCTGTCCTTACAAGATCTGTTCTATGTAGCACAGACCCCAATAAGGATGGTAACTATGACATTGTTGAAGGTTCACAAGGGGTAGGCTGCAATGCAGTAAAAGAGACTCCTTCAGCGCTGGGAATTTTACAAGAGGCAGCTGGATCTGTGGAAATATCTTTAGAGAAGACAGAAGGATCTGATTCCCAAAACACTGGGCGATACCTCTCAGAGCAAGCCATGGATAAGGGTGAGACAGACTCCATCACTGATACGGGGACTGCTATGGAAAATGAAACACAGGGAATGACTAGGCAGTGGAGTACTACTGAATCCTTAGGGACAGCAGAATGTAGCATCATGCAGTCTGAACCCTATGATGAAGGTTCTCTCCAAAAGACCAGAATAGCGAGTCTCATCCCTCTAGTGAGTCTCACCCCTCCAGAGGACAAAGAGGAATGTTCCCCAGAAATCACTAGAGAAACTGTAATTCTCTCTGCCTATAGTCCACATGTAGGGCAGGAAAGGGATAATATTATTGCCTCAGATGAGAGGAATGCACAAAACAAAAAGACCAACTTCTACCCCATTCAGATTTCAAATCCCATCCTGAATTTGTCTGGAAGTCCAGAACACTTGGGGTTTTACAGTGAAGGGCTGGATAATTCTGAAGGGAACACATGTATGGACCTTCCAGGCAATCAGCCTGGGATGAATTTTGGAGCGTCTCATCATTCTCCTGTTCCTAAAAGACCCttaaggccacaaaatcctgtgTGGGTCGCTCCCCGCCAGATACGGTATTCGGAGGACCCTGCGAGAGTTTACAAAACAAATGAGCAACGAGAGAGTTTTCTGATAAGACGATCCACAATCAGATACAAGAAAGGTACATATCAAGGGACAGGCAATGTAAAGAAAAGGCGCAGTGTTTTCATTCCTCCTCCAGTGGATGAACAAGAACCTACAAGGGACTCTGGCAAGAGTGGCCAATCTACAATACCAACCTTCTCTGCCATTAACATCCTGAGACCTGGCTCACCTCAGTCTATACTTTCATTCCGACCCGAGTCACAGGCCATATTTGAGAATGAACAATCAGATGACAATTCAGGCCAAGAGAACCTTGCTG ATGAAGAAGAACCAATCAAAAAAGAAAGCCCTTCTAGAAGGTCGGACTCTGTCGTCCTACG GGAGAAACATCACGATAAGACCCCAGAGCTGTCACAAAGGTTGCGGCGCAATTCTAAATTCTATGGTGCAT CCAGAGTCCTGTATCAGGAATACAGCGATGAAGCTCTTAATCAGGCCATCAAAAACCAGACACCCGAGTCACCCAGACTACGTCGGAGGGAATCCCAAGACTCCTACCTGCAGCGCCTTTCCATGTCCTCCGCTGACTCCCTGTGGCAGGACATTCCTGAGATACGTGGCAGTGTGGGGTTCCTCTCAATGTCACGCGACGAGCAGAAACTACAGGAG GCCAAGTTTGAGCTGATCATGTCAGAGGCCCTCTACCTGCGCAGCCTGAATATAGCGGTGGATCACTTTCAGTACAACCCGGACCTGCAGGAAGTTCTGACTGCCCAAGATCGGCAGTGGCTTTTCTCCCGGCTGTCTGAAGTGCGAGATGCCAGTTCTGA GTTCCTGTTCGATCTGGAGGACGAATTCCAGAGAAACAAGTACAACTTCCAAGTATGCAAAACAGTAATCGACCATGAGCCGAACTTCCGAAGAGTCTACCTGCCTTATGTCACCAACCAATCCTACCAGGAGAGGACCTTCCAAAGGCTTCT GAACAACAACCCACGTTTCCAGCTAGTTCTGTCGAGGCTGGAGAGTGATCCCATGTGCCAGAGACTTGGGCTCAAATCCTTTCTGATCCTTCCGTTCCAGAGAATCATTCGTCTCCGGCTGCTGCTCCAG AACATCTTGAAACGTTCTGCCCCAGGATCCGTTGATGAACTGCAAGCAACGCAAGCTCATAACGCGGTGGAGAAG CTGATCAGAGACTGCAATGAGAGTGTTCAGCGGATGAAGGACACAGAAGAGCTGATCCTTCTGAACCAGAAGATCCAGTTTGAATGCAAG ATATTCCCCCTCATCTCCCAGTCTCGCCGGCTAATTAAACACAGTGAGGTCTCGGCACTTGAAATGAACTCTATCAGCTTCAAACTGAAGATCACACGGGCCGTCTACTTACATCTCTTCAATGACTGTCTGCTGCTGTCTCGGACCAGAGA GGGCGGGCGCTTCCTGGTGTTTGATTACGCGCACGCGGCCGACGTACGGGTGGAACGATGTGAGAAGAGAATTCATGGGAACCaaaagaatattttctgcatcTCTCTGGCAGAAAATGCTGCTGGGAGTCCAGATGGGAGAAGGGCTGAATATTTCTTCCGCACAGACACACA gagtcagaaactcagatgGATCTCAGCTCTATCCCCTCCCAAGGAAGAGCCGGACCTCTTTAAATATCATG GCCTCTCACAGATGCATCACTGTTCCCTTATATTTACAGATGCATCACATCTCACAGATGCATTACTATTCACCTATATCACACATCTCACAGATGCATCACTGTTCCCTTATATTGGGTCTCACAGATGCATTACTATTCCCTGTATCACACATCTCACAGATGCATCACCGTTCCGTTATATTGGGTCTCACAGAATCATCACACCTCACAGATGCATTACTATTCCTCTATATCACACATCTCACAGATGCATCACCATTCTCCTGTATCAGGCCTCTCACAGATGCACCACTGTTCCCTTATATTTACAGATGCATCACATCTCACAGATACATTACTATTCCCCTATATCACACATCTCACAGATGCATCACTGTTCTCCTGTATCAGGCATCTCACAGATGCATCACATCTCACAGATGCATAACTATTCCCCTATATCACATCTCACAGATGCATCACTGTTCTCCTGTATCAGGCATCTCACAGATGCATCAATGTTCCCCTAA